TACAGTACTTATTATCCCTTGGAAGTTAGAACTAGTCGCAGTACCTCATGAGCTGATCCATGGGCATGAGCAtgatcccctgcatgcatgcagTGCAGGCGCAGCTAGCTGAACTCCTCACTCCTCGCCTCCATGGAGAAGGTCCATGAACATGAAGCTGGTGACGTCACCCGCGAAGAAGTGTTAACAGCACTCTTCTCACAGAGATCTATTCCTCATCAATTAGAACTACAAGCCATGGATTCACCAAGGTCTAGCCATTACAAAGGAGAGGAACACAAGAGGGAGGAGATACAGAAGCAGAGGAGGCCGAAGCCGTCCAGTTCCTAGCCAAGTTGTTCGTAACTCTATCCCTTGTATTTGTAGTTGCCGTGTTGCCTGGCTACCGAGCAGCCCAAGCCCAGTAGTTATGGCCCATTGTCGATCCCATGCGAGAGCAAGGGAAGTCGCTAACAAGAAGGTGGAGATGCTCCCGATGCAGAGCCCGCGGAGGTGGTCTCctgggtcggcggcgaggaggatgCAGACGGCGCGGGCGTACATGTAGTGGCGGACGACGGTGAGCGCGAGCTGGAGGTAGGCCAGGGCCAGGGCGCGGCATGGGTGCCGCAGCGCCAGCGCCGCGACGGCCGCCTCGAGCACCGCGCAGCAGACCATGGCGAGCCAGAGGGCCCTCCACTCGGCGGCCGCCGCGGCCGTCACCCTGACGCACGGCAGGATGAAGGAAGCCTGCACGCAGACGGCCAGTTTGGCGTGTGATGATCGGATCGGAAAGTCTAGAAGGCATCTAGCTGCTGCAGAGGTGGGGTGGGGAGGGCAGAGGTGGTACCTGGCTCTGGCTGCTGCAGAGGTGGTAGCGGTCGAGCACGTAGTCGGCCGCTGTGGCCAAGGCGAAGACGACGACGGTGCCGCGGGCGATGGCAAACGCCCGTACGCTGGCTGGCCGGGTGGCAATCTTGTTGCCATCCATGGTGGATGGAGTGGAGCTAGGGCAAGGCAAGGCAGGCAAGCAGCACACGGTCAGTTCAGTTGGTTCGCTTGGTCTTGGTGTGCTTCTACGTGAAGGCAGGGTTGGAGGCGAGGTGGAGGGCAATGGCTCACGGTGGGTGGGGCTGTTTAAGTAGAGCGAGCCCGTGAGGCCGTGATGCAAAGGCGATCGATGATTTGCTGGGTAACGACGTACGTGTCGAGCAGGACAGTGGACAGCCGATGATCAGACGATCTCAGCCGCTGGCCATGGCCATGGCCATGGGAAGCTGCGTGCGTGCGTCTACCCTTCAACTGGGATCTACAGACTAGGTAAAGACATGTGATGTGAGTGTAGCTCCACACACGCGCATGCATGCATACATGCACAAGAATAGATTAGGTGGGGGTTCCAAAGCTCTACCACACGGTTCTGCCTTCCACTGACAAAAATAAAGCACTACTACTCCAGAGAGGCGTGAATGAAAAGAATAAAAAGGTGACGATGAACGATGGAACTGAAGCACGTACGTCGCCATCGTCTATCTAACCTTAATTACCCCCGGAAGAACTTAACCAAACCAATGCAAACATATAACGAACTGTTCAGGGGGAGGGTGTCGTGGCTATGGTACAACATGTTGGTGTGTGCGGTGTGGTTCCATGATCAGGGTGCTGCGGCATAGCGTTCCTTAATTTGCTGCAGGTGCGATGCATGAGTGCCGTGCGTCCTCCATCGACTACCGGTGAAGATCTCAGCCGCGTCCGGGGAGCCCGCATGTATGCCATCTTTGGCGATGCTCAATTTTCCTTGCAATTGGACGTACGTACAGGTACAGGCATGTGATGTGAGTGAAGCCCAACACACTCACATGCATAAGACATGTATACATCGCAGTAAAAAGCTAGCTACTGATGCCAGCTACCCCACGGGCCAAGGCCATTCCATTGGCGGTAGCAGAGTTGCTTCCCCCAACACCGGCTCATACCCACTCTGACGACCGGTGCTCCGTCCAGCATTTTGGACAGGTTTACTCAGGCAGGTAGCCAGGACAACATCTTGACTGCATCATTTGGTTCATTTACTAATTTTAGTTTTCAGCCTCAGCTTCGAGTTACATTGTTGCGTATTACGTTGCTGACCATGGATTAGGTTCTGACTAGATCGATCTTGAGAACCATTCATCAACTTATTACTTGATCGCCTGCTAGTGGTTTTTTCCTTCGAAAAATAGGTTACAATCCTTGGTCTTCGCATCATTGTGACGCATGTAGCCATCTTTATTAAAGTTGATGCAAGACAAAGCAATGTGTGTTCTATCCTTGCCAAGAATAGGGGGTGGCCTCCGAAGCTCTTTGCGGTTTTTCCTTTCACAAATATAAAAGACTACACACATTCATCTTCTCCAAAGACCGATGGAGAGGCCGGTGGttatcctccttttcaaaaagaaaaagactacACGATTAATGTGTGAACTGCTGAATCAGTGATGTAAAGCTGCATCATTTGTACTTTTCATGTATTAATATGCATCTATATATTATGATTTTCCACTTAGTGCCCTATAGATGGTCAACCCCTTCCATTGAATTTTCTATTTGCTTTTCATGATTCTTAGCTATGGTAGAAGCCCCAGATATAGGAAGAAAATCAAAAGGTCATGCTTCTGTATGGTGTTTATTGCTACGATGTTTACCGTCGCTGGTACCTTTAGATTGTTGACTATATTTGTTTTGTACTCTGTTCTTCCAGGGTGAACTTTGCTGTGATTTCCGTCTGTTCATCCAGAGGAAGTAGATGATTGATAGAGATTCAGAGGAAGCAATTGATATATAGAGTTATTGTGGTTCCTATTTTTTCAGGTACATACTTTTCTTGGAGTGTCCCTGCTAGTTACGAGCTACCTCTGCCAGTATAGTTATTTCTTCATTTTCATTACTAGTCCCTGTTGACTACAATGTAACCATGCATTGCCAGCTTAAATGGCAGCAGATCTTAATCAGTTAGAAAAAGGCAACCCGATAAATCTTGCTTCAGATTATGTTTCTACTGCTATTGTCCACTCTTCGTTTGTGTTACTGCTTTTTGGACATGTCTGGAACAGGTAACAAGTGGCAAGCCGCTCTTCAACATTGTCGATAACAGCCAAAGAGCTTCTGAATATGAACGTCGTCGATAACAAGATAGCTAACTATCTATAGTAAAATTCAGCTACATTTTCTCAGTTGGTCCATTAGTTACTTCCTTGCTCTTCCTGATTGCCGTTCAATAGATTATTGTTTTTAGTTTTTGTTTTCCTCAGGCCTTATTGCTCAAGCTTGAGTGATATCTTTGTGATTCACTTTAGTTGCATTGATTTTAATGCATGCCTTCCC
The sequence above is a segment of the Aegilops tauschii subsp. strangulata cultivar AL8/78 chromosome 6, Aet v6.0, whole genome shotgun sequence genome. Coding sequences within it:
- the LOC123494278 gene encoding uncharacterized protein; this encodes MDGNKIATRPASVRAFAIARGTVVVFALATAADYVLDRYHLCSSQSQASFILPCVRVTAAAAAEWRALWLAMVCCAVLEAAVAALALRHPCRALALAYLQLALTVVRHYMYARAVCILLAADPGDHLRGLCIGSISTFLLATSLALAWDRQWAITTGLGLLGSQATRQLQIQGIELRTTWLGTGRLRPPLLLYLLPLVFLSFVMARPW